The Selenomonas ruminantium subsp. lactilytica TAM6421 genome has a segment encoding these proteins:
- a CDS encoding GNAT family N-acetyltransferase gives MMQNTEITLVPLQAEDKEKFIRDNQDAFNYGAMEEFGLRDNHFEEDGEIISRDTIEKSIAEGTAYRIMQESQPVGGLIVKVDGSHGELEILFVSPNAHSKGIGYAAWCAVEKMYPEVKLWETVTPYFEKRNIHFYVNRCGFHIVEFFNAHHPDPKDDEEEHDEQFPEGMFRFEKRLP, from the coding sequence ATGATGCAAAATACAGAAATAACCCTTGTGCCCCTGCAGGCAGAGGACAAGGAAAAATTTATCCGCGACAATCAGGACGCCTTTAACTACGGAGCTATGGAAGAATTTGGCCTGCGGGACAACCATTTTGAAGAAGATGGCGAAATCATCTCCCGAGACACCATTGAAAAATCCATTGCCGAAGGCACCGCCTACCGCATTATGCAGGAATCCCAGCCTGTTGGCGGCCTTATCGTAAAAGTTGACGGCAGTCATGGCGAGCTGGAGATTCTATTTGTCTCCCCCAATGCTCACAGCAAGGGAATCGGCTATGCCGCATGGTGTGCGGTAGAAAAAATGTATCCTGAGGTCAAGTTGTGGGAGACCGTAACACCCTATTTCGAAAAGCGTAACATCCACTTTTATGTGAACCGCTGCGGGTTTCATATCGTGGAGTTCTTTAACGCCCATCATCCTGACCCTAAGGATGACGAGGAAGAACATGATGAACAATTCCCCGAGGGGATGTTCCGTTTTGAAAAACGTCTGCCTTAA
- a CDS encoding VOC family protein, with the protein MNEHAYLDHAAVTVADIDWTLAFFEDVLGMSVTRRREAEGKLQQVWLNGGIQLVAAPDNAGSGQAHHLGLRVRDFKETLAKMLAYEGVHPVEGKPEKWVQLPDGLLLELFPIED; encoded by the coding sequence ATGAATGAACACGCCTATCTTGACCATGCGGCTGTTACGGTGGCAGATATTGACTGGACGCTGGCTTTCTTTGAGGATGTTTTGGGCATGTCCGTAACCCGGCGGCGGGAAGCGGAGGGTAAGCTCCAACAGGTTTGGCTGAATGGAGGCATCCAGCTTGTAGCCGCACCGGATAATGCAGGAAGCGGTCAGGCTCATCATTTGGGACTGAGGGTACGAGATTTTAAGGAAACCCTGGCAAAGATGTTGGCTTACGAAGGCGTGCATCCAGTAGAGGGCAAGCCGGAAAAATGGGTGCAGCTGCCAGATGGCTTATTGCTGGAGCTGTTCCCGATTGAGGATTAA
- a CDS encoding MBL fold metallo-hydrolase, with translation MKSRVTVLVENTAADESTLESEHGLSLYIETPETKFIFDCGHTGLAWKNAGKLGIDLQVVKMVVLSHSHYDHGGGFPALLKYCQPKTLYTGRNFWQEKYSYDKESGEYLYKGCGFTADDLAKWQVEQKVCVDSLPIDDYASIITGFDRQYTFEDIPEKFCRGGQKEADPFNDEICLLLKEGDGLAMVVGCSHRGILNMVAAVKNKTGQPVRRIIGGIHLSKASKERMEQTLQELRSLGVQELNLCHCSGAEVPGRISTGSVIEIG, from the coding sequence ATGAAAAGCAGAGTAACCGTTCTTGTGGAAAATACGGCAGCGGATGAATCAACTCTTGAGTCGGAACATGGGCTATCCCTGTATATTGAAACGCCGGAGACAAAATTTATCTTCGACTGCGGCCACACAGGGCTGGCCTGGAAAAATGCAGGGAAACTAGGAATTGATTTGCAGGTTGTGAAAATGGTGGTATTGAGCCATTCCCATTATGACCATGGGGGAGGTTTTCCTGCTCTCCTGAAGTATTGTCAGCCCAAGACCTTGTATACGGGTAGAAATTTTTGGCAGGAGAAATACTCTTATGATAAGGAAAGCGGAGAATACCTTTATAAAGGCTGCGGCTTTACCGCCGATGACTTGGCAAAGTGGCAGGTTGAGCAAAAGGTATGCGTTGATTCCTTGCCGATAGATGATTATGCCAGCATCATTACCGGCTTTGACCGGCAGTATACCTTTGAGGATATCCCGGAGAAATTCTGCCGGGGCGGGCAGAAGGAAGCGGACCCTTTTAACGATGAAATATGCCTGCTTCTAAAAGAGGGGGATGGACTTGCGATGGTGGTGGGATGTTCTCACCGCGGGATACTCAACATGGTGGCTGCGGTAAAGAACAAGACCGGCCAGCCTGTGCGACGAATAATCGGCGGCATTCATCTGAGTAAGGCTAGTAAGGAAAGGATGGAACAGACTTTGCAGGAATTGCGGAGCCTGGGCGTTCAGGAGCTAAACCTTTGCCACTGTTCCGGGGCAGAGGTGCCGGGACGGATTTCGACAGGTTCTGTAATTGAAATTGGGTAG
- a CDS encoding LysR family transcriptional regulator: MNIQQMQYYAEVCRYENVTRAADALHMSQSTLSLAMKNIEEETGLNLFRHVGRNIQLTEEGHALLHEVETMLKQVKRFEGSVREIAHRHNRLQIALPSQIATIILPLLLREFRKLHPEIELEITEPAGGEALDMVEREEVDLAFVHDADDRNTLTLRKLSDWPICLCVPTDHELTCQKSITLAEATNYPLVLLGRNFILTHEILEKCRKQKLTPHVLHYSPHLSTIWNIVRQGIAFSILTGNGIPTGSGLSAIPIKGLSQQGFVVTKKGRQVYAGERLLINFVRQKFRE; this comes from the coding sequence ATGAATATCCAGCAAATGCAATATTACGCTGAAGTCTGCCGTTACGAAAACGTAACCCGGGCAGCGGATGCCCTGCATATGTCCCAGTCCACTCTCAGTTTGGCTATGAAGAATATCGAGGAAGAAACGGGACTGAACCTCTTCCGCCATGTGGGCCGCAATATCCAGCTTACGGAGGAGGGCCACGCCCTGCTCCATGAGGTGGAAACCATGCTCAAGCAGGTCAAGCGTTTTGAAGGAAGCGTACGGGAAATCGCCCACCGCCACAACCGCCTGCAAATTGCCCTTCCCTCACAGATTGCCACGATTATACTGCCTTTGCTCCTGAGGGAGTTCAGAAAGCTCCACCCGGAAATCGAGCTGGAAATCACGGAACCCGCTGGTGGAGAGGCCCTGGATATGGTGGAGCGAGAAGAAGTTGATTTGGCTTTCGTCCACGATGCAGATGACCGCAACACTCTCACCCTGCGTAAACTGTCGGACTGGCCCATTTGCCTGTGCGTGCCCACAGACCACGAATTGACTTGTCAAAAATCCATCACCTTGGCGGAAGCAACAAATTACCCATTGGTGTTATTGGGACGAAACTTCATTTTGACCCACGAGATACTGGAAAAATGCCGGAAGCAAAAGCTAACGCCCCATGTGCTCCACTACTCCCCGCACCTTTCCACCATCTGGAATATCGTCCGTCAGGGAATCGCCTTTTCCATTCTTACCGGCAATGGCATTCCCACAGGCAGCGGCCTTTCCGCTATCCCAATAAAAGGACTGTCCCAACAGGGCTTTGTCGTCACGAAAAAAGGTAGGCAAGTCTATGCTGGGGAGCGTCTGCTTATCAACTTCGTCCGGCAGAAATTCAGGGAGTGA
- a CDS encoding LysR family transcriptional regulator, which produces MTLRHFQIFLCVHDEGGMTRAAEKLHISQPSVSQAIRELEEHYGTRLFERLSKRLFLTAAGEELLQYARHIVGLVDRSESAMRDFAKGSPLRIGATLSVGESVFIPLLDRFRKSCGQRVFSYIHNTATLEKALLNDELDLALVEGKIHSPYLRETPFMADELVFLTAPDNPLPRTIADLAQLDFITREEGSGTREIFMRIMAEKGLTSNIIGTYNNSESIKQAVMAGFGVAVLSERVARQELASGKLVTFAIPGISFTRSFRIVCHINKYLTPAMERFMALCRNFDAES; this is translated from the coding sequence ATGACCTTACGCCATTTTCAGATTTTTCTTTGCGTTCATGACGAAGGCGGCATGACCCGGGCCGCCGAAAAACTGCATATTTCCCAGCCCTCGGTAAGTCAGGCTATCCGGGAACTAGAGGAACATTATGGAACAAGGCTTTTTGAGCGGCTGAGCAAGAGGCTGTTTTTGACCGCCGCAGGGGAGGAGCTTCTGCAATATGCCCGTCATATTGTAGGCCTTGTTGACCGGTCAGAATCTGCCATGCGGGATTTTGCCAAGGGCTCTCCTCTGCGGATTGGTGCTACCCTATCCGTGGGAGAAAGCGTATTTATCCCTTTGCTGGACAGGTTCCGCAAATCCTGCGGGCAACGGGTATTTTCTTACATTCACAATACGGCCACATTGGAAAAAGCCCTACTAAATGATGAATTGGATTTGGCATTAGTGGAAGGGAAAATACATTCCCCCTACTTAAGGGAAACACCCTTTATGGCCGATGAACTGGTATTTCTGACAGCCCCAGATAATCCCCTGCCCCGTACCATTGCCGACCTGGCCCAGCTGGATTTCATTACCCGTGAAGAAGGCAGCGGCACCCGGGAAATATTCATGCGGATAATGGCAGAAAAGGGCCTAACCTCCAACATTATCGGTACTTACAACAACTCCGAAAGCATCAAACAGGCAGTTATGGCGGGCTTCGGGGTAGCAGTTTTGTCCGAGCGGGTAGCCAGACAAGAGTTGGCATCTGGAAAACTGGTAACTTTTGCCATCCCCGGCATCTCCTTTACCCGAAGCTTTCGGATTGTCTGCCATATCAACAAATACCTTACTCCAGCTATGGAAAGATTTATGGCCCTCTGCAGAAATTTCGATGCAGAATCATAG
- the thpR gene encoding RNA 2',3'-cyclic phosphodiesterase: MRLFLAISITGAMQDSLLNLQQHWRGIGVRGYFVPAENMHLTLAFIGEYGNPDVVMDAISSVSFTPFTIQLDGAGTFHDTLWTGISPNESLSACVRQLRRALAEQEIPYDRKKFSPHITMVRRAEIIGSMDKLLQQLPTDTMDVSEISLLRSDRGKNGMIYTKIGSIVAEV; encoded by the coding sequence ATGAGACTTTTTCTTGCCATATCCATTACTGGAGCCATGCAGGACTCTCTCCTGAACCTCCAGCAGCATTGGCGGGGCATCGGCGTGCGGGGATATTTCGTTCCTGCTGAAAACATGCACCTGACCCTTGCCTTTATCGGGGAATACGGCAATCCCGATGTCGTTATGGATGCCATATCCTCAGTATCTTTTACGCCCTTTACCATTCAGCTCGATGGGGCAGGAACCTTCCATGATACCCTTTGGACAGGAATATCCCCCAATGAGTCCCTTTCCGCCTGTGTACGCCAGCTCAGACGGGCTCTTGCCGAACAGGAAATCCCCTATGACCGCAAAAAATTCTCTCCCCATATCACCATGGTTCGAAGAGCTGAGATTATCGGCAGCATGGATAAGCTGCTACAGCAACTTCCGACAGACACCATGGATGTATCTGAAATCTCGCTCCTGCGTTCTGACCGTGGGAAAAACGGCATGATTTACACGAAAATCGGAAGCATTGTAGCTGAAGTATAA
- a CDS encoding YeiH family protein, whose amino-acid sequence MKKEHIRGILLALVIAIPAWLLGRQFPIIGGPVFGILLGMMLAGIKRPSSLEPGIAFTGKKILQYAIILLGFEMNLFHVLAIGSQSFSVMIFTLLTAFVVALGVGKMLHLDRNTTTLIGAGTAICGGSAIAAVAPVIGAKDKDIAFSISTIFLFNVLAVFIFPFLGHLMNMSDLGFGMWAGTAVNDTSSVVAAGYSYSEEAGGLATIVKLTRALMIVPVCLIFALLMVREKANAGAGFNFRKIFPWFILWFVVASIVNTTGILPETLSQTLGTCGKFAIVMAMTAIGLNTRLGELVKHGLRPIFLGLCCWAAVACMSLLVQYLIGII is encoded by the coding sequence ATGAAGAAAGAACACATCCGAGGTATTTTGCTGGCTTTGGTCATTGCCATACCAGCTTGGCTTTTAGGCAGACAGTTCCCCATTATCGGCGGGCCGGTATTTGGCATACTGCTGGGCATGATGTTGGCGGGGATAAAGCGGCCATCCTCTTTAGAGCCAGGCATCGCTTTTACAGGCAAGAAGATACTCCAATATGCCATCATCCTGCTGGGCTTTGAAATGAACCTCTTCCATGTGCTGGCTATTGGCAGCCAGTCCTTTTCCGTCATGATATTCACCCTGCTGACGGCCTTTGTGGTGGCCTTGGGCGTAGGCAAAATGCTGCATCTTGACCGCAATACCACTACTCTTATTGGTGCAGGCACTGCCATCTGTGGTGGCTCGGCCATTGCGGCTGTTGCACCGGTCATTGGTGCCAAGGACAAGGATATTGCCTTTTCCATCTCCACTATCTTTCTCTTCAATGTGCTGGCTGTATTTATCTTTCCCTTTTTGGGGCATCTGATGAATATGTCTGACCTGGGCTTTGGCATGTGGGCCGGTACAGCGGTAAACGATACATCTTCCGTTGTGGCAGCCGGATATTCCTATAGCGAAGAAGCTGGCGGGCTGGCCACCATCGTAAAGCTCACCCGGGCTCTGATGATTGTACCTGTCTGCCTGATTTTTGCCCTGCTGATGGTACGAGAAAAAGCCAACGCTGGTGCTGGATTTAACTTCCGGAAAATCTTCCCCTGGTTTATCCTTTGGTTTGTGGTGGCTTCCATCGTCAACACCACTGGCATTCTGCCCGAAACCCTCTCCCAGACGCTTGGCACCTGCGGCAAATTCGCTATTGTTATGGCCATGACAGCCATCGGCCTCAATACCAGATTGGGCGAACTTGTGAAACACGGGCTAAGGCCCATCTTCCTGGGACTCTGCTGCTGGGCAGCAGTAGCCTGCATGTCCCTGCTGGTGCAATATTTGATTGGCATAATATAG